A single window of Magnetococcus marinus MC-1 DNA harbors:
- a CDS encoding phage protease: MVQSQGDAVLVDYEHQSMHAEYNGQPAPAAGWIETLEYVAGQGLYATVRWTERAKEMIRAGEYRYISPAFNYDNRTGAVSSLISAALTNQRVVKILCEGSIFRLFFPPIGL, from the coding sequence ATGGTGCAGTCCCAGGGTGATGCTGTGTTGGTTGACTACGAGCACCAATCGATGCATGCCGAGTATAATGGGCAACCGGCCCCGGCAGCGGGCTGGATTGAGACGCTGGAATATGTGGCGGGGCAAGGTCTGTATGCCACGGTGCGCTGGACTGAGCGCGCTAAGGAGATGATCCGGGCTGGTGAGTACCGCTACATAAGCCCGGCGTTTAACTATGACAACCGTACCGGTGCCGTCAGCAGTCTGATCAGCGCCGCACTGACCAATCAACGGGTGGTAAAAATTTTGTGCGAGGGCTCTATTTTTCGCTTGTTTTTTCCACCAATCGGCCTATAG
- a CDS encoding glutathione synthase: MKIGFMVNHIQTEEVGYTTTRLAMTAVNRGHEVWYIQADDFLYASDEKVYATGYGHPKAGYKTLKNFLADIQAKKPFTQRICVSDLDVLMLRSDPSNEDLRPWARDVGIQFGRLATRHGVIVVNDPNGLSRAMNKMYLQTFPEEVRPPTIITRCKSEIRAFAKEMNSAIVVKPLQGSGGKGVFLVRSGDMSNLNQIVEGVARDGYLIAQQYMPEAAAGDTRLFVMNGLPLRYKGRYAAFRRVSSGEDLRSNLHVGGKKVRAEVTPEMLHVVEMVRPKLVKDGMFLVGLDIVGGRLMEINVFSPGGLGSAQSFEGVNFSIPVIEALERKSQYMAFYRRNFDNSEMNTL, encoded by the coding sequence ATGAAAATTGGATTTATGGTTAACCATATCCAAACAGAGGAGGTTGGCTATACCACCACGCGTCTGGCCATGACAGCGGTTAATCGGGGGCATGAGGTTTGGTATATCCAGGCCGATGATTTCCTTTATGCGTCCGATGAAAAGGTCTATGCCACCGGCTATGGGCACCCGAAGGCGGGCTATAAGACGCTCAAGAATTTTTTGGCGGACATTCAGGCCAAAAAACCGTTTACCCAGCGCATTTGTGTGAGCGATCTGGATGTGTTGATGCTACGTAGCGACCCCTCCAATGAAGATCTGCGGCCTTGGGCGCGGGATGTGGGTATACAGTTTGGGCGACTGGCGACCCGCCACGGGGTGATTGTGGTCAATGATCCCAACGGGCTGTCGCGGGCCATGAACAAAATGTATTTGCAGACCTTTCCCGAAGAGGTGCGCCCTCCCACCATTATTACCCGGTGTAAAAGTGAGATTCGCGCCTTTGCTAAGGAGATGAATAGCGCCATTGTGGTCAAGCCGCTGCAAGGCTCTGGGGGTAAGGGGGTGTTTTTGGTGCGTTCGGGAGATATGTCCAACCTGAACCAGATTGTGGAGGGGGTCGCGCGGGACGGTTATCTGATCGCCCAGCAATATATGCCCGAGGCTGCCGCTGGGGATACCCGGCTGTTTGTCATGAACGGTCTGCCCTTGCGTTATAAGGGGCGCTATGCGGCTTTTCGGCGGGTGAGCAGCGGGGAGGATCTGCGCTCTAACCTGCACGTGGGGGGTAAAAAGGTACGGGCTGAAGTGACCCCCGAGATGCTGCATGTGGTGGAGATGGTGCGCCCAAAATTGGTCAAAGATGGCATGTTTCTGGTGGGGTTGGATATTGTGGGTGGGCGTTTGATGGAGATCAATGTGTTCAGCCCCGGCGGCCTGGGTAGTGCTCAGAGTTTTGAAGGGGTTAACTTCTCCATTCCGGTCATCGAAGCGCTGGAGCGGAAGAGCCAGTATATGGCCTTTTACCGGCGTAATTTTGATAATAGTGAGATGAACACCCTCTAA
- a CDS encoding flavohemoglobin expression-modulating QEGLA motif protein gives MKKKQPPALLNPTEQPNRLAEGRVDICLKQDGRLYLERPLPFLILYRIPHRPDPGTRYLLEGEAAFMVVGHQRGCGVEARGWFRQVVARSVARFGAILVLEVWAQSHGEVDEKGLPRTKVEIVSSAATARSPFVATLERRLATMAIKGRKFQTQLKVKKGVVHTPNFPALEVDEACQDKVYRLGLALPPVYQMFEQDIAYMAAPQMVRQLRRALGYAIRQTVFRFSMDETSVRFPHFHRLGPRRWSKTALWVDRQLAGLSEHVDYLYQVTPTNTPQAMRQFNKEGCSTTPVFQYRPVPFDLAVMKRALFAIPIEKVNDPALAYLLREKQEELDRMISLLVDVDTPRFVHGSVQLFGAPSAKTIQMARQILAARALPERESRGLPVQTVVEHVEACFAYYHAKNAGFKGRVKRVDDLPAGLMVSGDELFVGSDTRIPAWRLEALINHEVGVHVLTNYNGRQQPMRLLSVGLAGYEAFQEGLAVLSEYLAGGLTQARVRTLAARVVAVEGMLQGERFAQVYTDLVEQYGFNKQQAFLITMRVFRGGGLTKDALYLPGFLAVVKHVQEKGLDELFWVGKMGLEHLPMIRELRWRGMLHGAALLPHFLEKPQVQERLALLQEQGWSLENWLDKEWM, from the coding sequence ATGAAAAAAAAGCAGCCCCCCGCCTTGCTTAACCCAACAGAGCAGCCCAATCGGCTGGCTGAAGGGCGGGTGGATATCTGTTTAAAGCAGGATGGCCGACTCTACCTAGAACGTCCTCTCCCCTTTTTGATCCTCTATCGCATCCCCCATCGTCCTGATCCTGGCACCCGCTACCTGTTAGAGGGTGAGGCCGCCTTTATGGTGGTGGGCCATCAGCGTGGTTGTGGGGTTGAGGCGCGGGGTTGGTTTCGTCAGGTGGTGGCGCGCAGTGTGGCGCGGTTTGGGGCGATTTTGGTGTTGGAGGTGTGGGCGCAGTCTCATGGTGAGGTGGACGAAAAGGGTTTGCCCCGCACCAAGGTTGAGATTGTCAGCAGTGCCGCCACCGCCCGCAGCCCGTTTGTGGCCACCCTAGAGCGTCGTTTGGCCACCATGGCGATTAAGGGGCGTAAGTTTCAAACCCAGCTCAAGGTAAAAAAGGGGGTGGTCCACACCCCCAATTTTCCTGCGTTGGAGGTGGATGAGGCGTGTCAGGATAAGGTCTACCGGCTCGGTCTGGCGCTCCCCCCCGTTTATCAGATGTTTGAGCAGGATATCGCCTACATGGCGGCTCCGCAGATGGTGCGTCAGTTGCGGCGGGCGTTGGGTTATGCCATTCGGCAGACGGTGTTTCGTTTTAGTATGGATGAAACCTCGGTGCGGTTTCCCCACTTTCACCGGTTGGGGCCGCGTCGTTGGAGTAAAACAGCGCTGTGGGTGGACCGCCAGTTGGCGGGGTTGAGTGAGCATGTGGATTATCTCTACCAAGTCACCCCCACCAATACGCCTCAGGCGATGCGGCAGTTTAATAAAGAGGGGTGTTCCACCACGCCGGTTTTTCAATATCGGCCCGTGCCCTTTGATCTGGCGGTGATGAAGCGGGCGCTTTTTGCCATTCCCATCGAGAAGGTGAACGATCCGGCGCTGGCCTATCTGCTCCGGGAAAAGCAGGAAGAGCTGGACCGTATGATCTCCCTGTTGGTGGATGTGGATACCCCCCGTTTTGTGCATGGCAGTGTACAGCTCTTTGGGGCGCCCTCGGCCAAGACGATCCAGATGGCGCGGCAGATTTTGGCTGCTCGCGCTCTCCCCGAACGGGAGAGTCGCGGCTTACCGGTGCAGACGGTGGTGGAGCATGTGGAGGCCTGTTTTGCCTATTATCATGCCAAAAACGCGGGCTTTAAGGGGCGGGTTAAGCGGGTGGATGACCTGCCCGCAGGGCTTATGGTGTCGGGGGATGAGCTTTTTGTGGGTAGTGATACACGCATACCGGCGTGGCGACTAGAAGCCTTGATTAATCATGAAGTTGGTGTACATGTTCTGACCAATTACAACGGGCGCCAACAGCCTATGCGGCTGCTGTCGGTGGGGTTGGCGGGTTACGAGGCGTTCCAGGAGGGGTTGGCGGTGCTGTCGGAGTATCTGGCAGGGGGCTTAACCCAAGCGCGGGTGCGAACGCTGGCGGCGCGGGTGGTGGCGGTTGAGGGCATGTTACAAGGGGAGCGCTTTGCGCAGGTCTACACTGACTTGGTCGAGCAGTATGGGTTTAACAAGCAGCAGGCTTTTTTAATCACCATGCGGGTATTTCGTGGGGGAGGCTTGACCAAGGATGCCCTCTATCTGCCCGGCTTTTTGGCGGTGGTTAAGCATGTGCAGGAGAAGGGGCTGGATGAGCTGTTTTGGGTGGGCAAGATGGGGCTTGAGCATCTACCGATGATACGGGAGCTGCGCTGGCGTGGCATGTTGCATGGGGCGGCATTATTGCCCCATTTTTTAGAAAAACCGCAGGTGCAGGAACGCTTGGCGCTATTGCAGGAACAGGGATGGTCGCTGGAAAATTGGCTCGATAAGGAGTGGATGTGA
- a CDS encoding N-formylglutamate amidohydrolase has product MERANMACSEGCQSSFNQGPLWDMHIEDSPILATAIHQGHGLSQQAQHNSALTNASRLREEDPFTGTWAEIAPSRIVVNRSRFDLDLNRDRLRAVYRQPEHAWGLDLWHEPPTRAQVLANMHLYNAFYSTLESLLGLMEQRWGYFVVLDIHSYNHRRGGMQAPVDDPLHNPEINIGTGTLSNRAMWEPLLAEFMQDLRQFDFNGRMLDVRENQKFQGGEMARWIHSRFPFAACVISIEVKKFFMDEWTGLKDEALFQQIGQALSATLPSLFRHLASMQEQRPME; this is encoded by the coding sequence ATGGAACGCGCCAATATGGCCTGTAGCGAAGGGTGTCAAAGCTCGTTTAATCAGGGTCCGCTATGGGATATGCATATTGAAGATAGCCCCATTTTAGCCACCGCCATCCACCAAGGTCACGGTTTGTCGCAGCAAGCCCAGCATAACAGCGCGCTCACCAATGCCAGTCGCCTACGGGAAGAGGACCCCTTTACCGGTACTTGGGCCGAGATCGCCCCCAGCCGGATTGTGGTCAACCGCTCCCGTTTTGATCTGGATCTCAACCGCGATCGCCTGCGGGCGGTCTATCGGCAGCCGGAACACGCCTGGGGGCTGGATCTCTGGCACGAGCCGCCAACGCGGGCGCAAGTGCTGGCTAATATGCATCTTTACAACGCCTTCTACAGCACATTAGAGTCGTTATTGGGCTTGATGGAGCAGCGCTGGGGCTATTTTGTGGTGTTGGATATCCATAGCTACAACCACCGTCGTGGGGGGATGCAGGCACCGGTGGATGATCCCCTGCATAATCCCGAGATTAATATTGGCACGGGTACCCTGTCGAACCGGGCGATGTGGGAGCCGCTGCTTGCTGAGTTTATGCAGGATCTGCGGCAGTTTGATTTCAATGGGCGCATGTTGGATGTACGAGAAAACCAGAAATTCCAGGGGGGTGAAATGGCCCGCTGGATCCATAGTCGTTTTCCGTTTGCGGCTTGTGTTATCTCCATTGAGGTCAAGAAATTTTTTATGGATGAGTGGACGGGCTTAAAAGATGAAGCTTTGTTCCAACAGATTGGGCAGGCTTTATCCGCAACACTACCCAGTCTCTTCCGCCATTTGGCCTCGATGCAGGAACAGCGTCCCATGGAGTAG
- a CDS encoding LysR family transcriptional regulator — translation MDIDQLRTFLEVNRTRHFGRASQNLFVTQSAISSRIKQLEEELSIKLFTRARNDIQLTVAGKRFLKTAEMIVSMWEQARHSIQLSNEDKPMLVVGGIPSLWEIILKDWVLDIHQSHPELILSCDSEPAQSIIQRVLGKTLDLGFVYTSQKLVELEQIEITPLQLIMVSDRPELTPQQAIKYRYHFVDWGQSFGVAHARWFPELPHPFLRLGWGGMALESLVKYGGVAYLPDLMVREFLQRGALFPVQEAPTFSRQVYAIFREEHPLKGFILQLLEKLQPGHA, via the coding sequence GTGGACATTGATCAATTAAGGACCTTTTTAGAGGTCAATCGTACACGCCACTTTGGGCGGGCCTCGCAAAATCTGTTTGTGACTCAGTCGGCCATCAGCTCACGCATTAAGCAGCTTGAGGAGGAGCTCTCCATCAAGCTGTTTACCCGTGCCCGCAACGATATTCAGCTCACGGTTGCGGGCAAGCGTTTTCTTAAAACCGCTGAGATGATTGTCAGCATGTGGGAACAGGCCCGCCATAGCATTCAGCTTTCTAATGAAGACAAGCCCATGTTGGTGGTGGGGGGCATACCCAGTTTGTGGGAGATTATTCTCAAGGATTGGGTGTTGGACATACACCAGAGCCACCCCGAGCTTATTTTAAGCTGTGACAGCGAACCGGCCCAAAGCATTATTCAACGGGTATTGGGTAAAACACTGGATTTGGGCTTTGTCTACACCTCACAAAAGCTGGTGGAGTTGGAACAGATTGAGATCACCCCCTTGCAGCTGATTATGGTGAGTGACCGCCCTGAGCTAACCCCGCAGCAGGCGATTAAATACCGCTACCATTTTGTGGATTGGGGGCAATCCTTTGGGGTCGCCCATGCCCGTTGGTTTCCTGAGCTACCGCACCCTTTTCTGCGGCTTGGCTGGGGGGGCATGGCCTTGGAGTCTTTGGTCAAATATGGGGGGGTTGCCTACCTGCCCGATCTTATGGTGCGGGAATTTTTACAGCGAGGGGCACTCTTTCCCGTTCAAGAGGCCCCTACTTTTAGCCGTCAGGTCTACGCCATCTTTCGCGAAGAGCACCCGTTAAAGGGGTTCATTTTGCAACTCTTAGAGAAGCTCCAACCCGGCCATGCGTAG
- a CDS encoding acyl-CoA thioesterase produces MQGELPSELTIRTLAMPADTNPSGDIFGGWVMSQMDLAAGICAGQRARRRVVTVAVDAMSFIQPVRVGDDLCVYTQVVTVGRTSMTIQVEAWARRDRIGERVKVTQAHFKFVALDDEGRPTPIPALSEI; encoded by the coding sequence ATGCAAGGTGAACTGCCGAGTGAATTGACCATACGTACCCTGGCGATGCCCGCCGATACCAATCCGTCGGGGGATATTTTTGGGGGCTGGGTGATGTCCCAAATGGACTTGGCCGCCGGTATCTGTGCCGGGCAACGGGCAAGGCGGCGGGTGGTGACGGTGGCCGTGGATGCCATGAGCTTTATTCAACCCGTGCGGGTGGGCGACGACCTATGCGTCTATACCCAAGTGGTCACCGTAGGGCGTACCTCGATGACCATCCAAGTGGAAGCATGGGCACGTCGTGACCGCATCGGGGAACGGGTTAAAGTGACCCAGGCCCACTTTAAATTTGTTGCTCTGGATGACGAAGGCCGACCGACCCCCATTCCCGCACTAAGCGAAATCTAA